CATGGCCATGGCGGTGGTGATGCCCTGGCCGACCTCCATCCGGGGCAGCGCGAAGTGGGCGTGGCCCTTTTCGTCGACCTCGATCGCGATCAGGTTCGAGGTGGGCATGGCGCAGTGGCTGAGGAAGTCGTTGAGATCGTAGATCTCCGGCACCTGCGGAACCGACGGCACCGGCGCCGCGTTGGCCGCGGTCGGTGCCAGGCCCAGGTCGGCCGCGGCGATCAGGGTCGCGCCGCCGATCACGTAGCCGACGAACGAACGTCTGGAGACCCGAGAAGGTCCCTCAGCGGAATGGTTCTCCATGGTGTGTTCACTCCTGGTTGGGGCAGGCCGAGATTTTTGTGACCCCCGACACTTAGCACCATTCAGCAGTGGTGGCGCGTTTGGGAAGGGCGCGTCGGGAAATGTGTGAGGTCGCTATAAATCGGCTGGTGACAGCCTATAAATGGGCTCCGATGCCGGGCCGGGTATCGCGTTTTGTTGTCAGGTCACCAGAATGTGACGTGCTGTGCCCACGAGCAGCACGAGGGAGGCAACGATGAGCACCGAGCCGATCCGCCGCATCGTCGCCGGCGTCCGCGAAGGGCTGCCGGCCACCGTCGAGGTCTTCCTGGAGCGCACGTGGGATCAGGTGCCTGCCTACGTCGCCAGCCCCGACCCGGGTCTGCGTGAAGATGTCGCCGACCATGCAGAGGCCGTCTTCAGGGCGGTTCTCACCACCTTGGAGGAGGGGCGCGGCGCCCTACGGGAGGACTTCTACCTGAGCCCTGGGCAGGCAGCCAACCGGGTGCGTCAGGGCATCGCGCTCGCCGACTTCCTGCACGCGTTCCGGATCGGCCAGGTGGCGCTGTGGGAGAGCATCGTCGACGTCGCCGCCCAGGACCCGGAGACCGAGCGTGCGGTGCTGCCCGCGGCCACGCATGTGATGCAGGTGATCGAGGTCGGCAGCACGGTGGCGGCCGAGGCCTATCTCGACTCCCAGCAGACGGTGCTGGCCGAGGGTGACCGGGTGCGGCGAGACCTCGTCGAGGATCTGCTGGCCGGCCGCGAGGTGCCGGTGGGCCCGAGGCTCGACATCGCCCGCTCGTGCGGGCTCGAGCGCGAGGGGAGGGCCGCTGTGCTGGTGGCTGTGCCGTCGCATCCGCTGCGCGTCGGCGAGAGCCTGCGAGAGATGCTTCGGGTCGTACGCACCGAGCTGGGCCCGACGCAGGAGGGCCTCGCGGTGATCCGGCAGGAGCAGATGATCGGGATCCTGCCGATGACGAGCGACGACATCGAGGCCCTCGTGCCCGACCTACGCCGCGTGCACGAGCGCCTCGCGCGCCAAGGTGTCGAGCTGACGGTCGGCATCAGCACCGTCCACACCGGATGGTCCGGCGTGCCGGCTGCCTACGCCGAGGCCGGGATCGCTCGCGGCTCGCTGGGTGAGGCTCCCGGCGTGGTGGCGTTGTCGATGCTGTCGACCGTCGACTACCTGGTGCTGCGCGATGACCCGATCGCGCGCCGGGTCATCCGTCAGCGGCTGCGCGAGTTCGTGCTCGACGACCTGGCGCGCGACGGCGCGATGATCGAGACGCTGCAGGCCTACGTCGCCAGCGACCTCAACGCCAAGCTCGCCGCCGAGCGCATGCACATGCACGTCAACACCGCCTACTACCGGCTCGATCGGATCGCGCAGCGCACGGGCTGCGACCTGCGCCGGTTCGCCGACGTCGAGGAGCTGGTCTTCGCGGTGCGGCTACTCGCCGGGCCTCAGCTGGCGGCCGACTTCCGGCCGAAGAACCAGTAGGTGGCCGCACCGAGGAGGTTGGTGCTGCCCCACAGCCGCCACAGCGCTCGCGGCCCGCGGATCTCGCTGTCGGAGCGCTTCTGCAGGTCGCGGAGGACCACGGGCGCGACGGCCGCCTGAGCCAGGACGGCGCCGGTGCTGAGGATCGCCTTCTGCTTCTTCGTCATTGCCATGTTGTCAGTCTTTGCTGTCGGTTGCCGTCAGTCAAGGACGAACGTCTCGGGCGTGTGCGGCTCGCTTCGGCCGAGACACTAGGCTCGCTCCTCATGACCGAGTTCGCTGCCGTGATCCTTGTCGACCCAGGTGGCTGGGTGCTGCTCCAGGAGCGTGACGAGCATCCTCGGATCGCGCCGGAGAAGTGGTCGTTCTCCGGTGGGCACCTCGAGCCGGCCGAAGACCCGCTGGCCGGCGCTCTGCGGGAGCTCGAGGAGGAGACCGAGGTGCGGCTGCGGCCCGACGACCTGGAGCCGGTCACCGTGCTCGACGTGCATCATCCCGAGACCGGCACCGACGACAAGATCCATCTCTACGCTGCCGCCGTCGGCCTCACCGACGCCGACATCGTGTGCCACGAGGGCCGTCAGATCGTCTTCGTCGATCCGGCGAAGGCGCTTGACCTGGACCTCAGCGACCAGGCCCGGCTCGGACTGGGTCAGTTCCTCGGATCGGCCCAGCACGCGGCGCTATCCGAGTCGGCGGGCCTCAGGGTGGAGACGTAGAATCCGGGCCATGGGTCTCCTCGAACGCATCGCCGCGCCACAGGATCTTCGCGATCTCTCCGATGACGAGCTCGAGCTCCTGGCGAGCGAGATCCGTGACCTGATGATCAGGACGGTCGCCACCAACACCGGCCACCTCGGCCCCAACCTCGGCGTCGTCGAGCTGACCCTGGCCATGCACCGGGTCTTCGAGAGCCCGCGCGACCGGATCGTCTTCGACACCGGCCACCAGTCCTACGTCCACAAGCTCGTCACCGGGCGCGCCGGCGACTTCGGCACGCTGCGCCGCGAGGGCGGCATGAGCGGCTACCCGAGCCAGCTCGAGTCCGACCACGACGTCGTCGAGAACTCCCACGCCTCCACCTCGCTCTCCTACGCCGACGGGCTCGCCAAGGCCTTCACGATTCGGGGCGAGGATCGTCACGTCGTCGCCGTGATCGGCGACGGTGCGCTCACCGGCGGGATGGCCTGGGAGGCGCTCAACAACATCGCGATCCAGCAGGACTCCAAGCTGGTCATCGTGGTCAACGACAACGGCCGCTCCTACACCCCGACCATCGGTGGTCTGGCCACGGCGCTGACCACGCTGCGTACGAGCCCTCGCTACGAGCTGCTGCTCGACATGGTCAAGCGCCGCCTCAACGCGGTGCCCGGCATCGGCGCCGTGGCCTACGACGCGCTGCACGCGGTCAAGAAGGGGCTCAAGGACGCGGTCGCGCCGCAGGGGCTCTTCGAAGACCTCGGGCTGAAGTACGTCGGGCCCGTCGACGGTCACGACAGGCATGCGGTCGAGCAGGCACTGACCTCGGCGAAGCGCTTCGGCGGGCCGGTCATCGTGCACACGATCACCCGCAAGGGCTACGGCTACGACCCCGCCGAGCGCCACGAGGCCGACCAGTTCCACTCGCCCGGCCCGTTCGACGTCCAGACCGGCGCCGAGAAGCCCAAGGGCCTGATCTGGACCGACCACTTCTCCGACGCGATGGTGCGCCTGGGGGAGCGGCGTCAGGACATCGTCGCGATCACCGCGGCGATGGTGCACCCGGTCGGTCTCGACAAGTTCCATGCCAGGTTCCCCGAGCGCACCTTCGACGTCGGTATCGCCGAGCAGCACGCCGCCACCTCGGCAGCAGGCCTGGCCATGGGCGGTCTCCACCCGGTCTTCGCGGTCTACGCGACCTTCCTCAACCGTGCCTTCGACCAGGTGCTGATGGACTGTGCGCTCCACAAGCAGGGCGTCACCTTCGTGCTCGACCGCTCCGGGGTCACCGGTGACGACGGCGCCTCGCACAACGGCATGTGGGACATGTCGATGCTCCAGATCGTGCCCGGGCTGCGGCTGGCCGCGCCGCGTGACGTCACCCGCCTGGTCGAGCTCCTCGACGAGGCGGTGGCCGTCGACGACGCGCCGACCGTGGTGCGCTTCCCGAAGGGCCCGCCGCCCGACGACATGCCCACCATCGACAAGCTCGGCGGGGCCGACGTGCTGGTGCGCAACGGCACCCGCGACGTGCTGGTCCTCGGTGTCGGCTCGATGGCCGAGGTGGCCGTGGGCGTCGCCGAGCGGCTCACCGCCCAGGGCATCGGCGTCACCGTCGTCGACCCGCGCTGGGTCAAGCCGGTCGACCCCGCCCTCGTCGAGGCGGCCGCCGACCACCGGCTGGTCGTCACCATCGAGGACAACGGCGTCGCCGGCGGCGTCGGCGCCGCCTTCCTGCAGGCCGCGACCGCCGCCGAGGTGAGCACCCCGGTGAAGATCCACGGCATCCCGCAGGAGTTCCTCGACCATGCCAAGCGCCCCAAGATCCTCGGCGACATCGGCCTGACCCCCCAGGCGATCGCGCTCGACACCATCTCCCGCCTCGGCAGCCTCGACACCGACCCTCTCCCCGAGACGTCACTCTCGGAGGCCGAGTAGTCACTCGCTGACACCTCCGGGAACGAGTTGACCCCCGGCCGCTCGGCGGCCGGGGGTCAACTCATGAGTGGTCCAGGGTCAGTGGAACTTCTTGCCCGTGACCTTCTCGGAGATGCCCTCACGGTCGAGCAGCTGGGTGATGCCGCCGTTCCAGAACTGGAAGCCGGCGCCGGTGATCATCGCCAGGTCGATGTCCTCGGCGGCCTGGGCGACGCCCTCGTCGAGCATGCGGCGTACCTCGTCGGCGAGCGCCTCCAGCGACTGCTGGCGCGCCTCCTCGGCGGTCTTGGCCACGTCGCCCGTGGTGAGCAGCGCCTCGACCTCGGGGTCGACGGTGCGTCCGTCGGCACCGAAGAAGGAGCTCTTCTTGGCCTCGACGACCTTGTGGAGGTTCTCGGAGAGGTAGAACCGGTCCGGGAACGCCTTCGCGAGCGTCTCGTTGTTGTGGTAGGCGATCGCCGGACCGACCAGCCCGATCAGCGCGAACGGACCCATCGGCGCCACACCGGCGAAGGCCGACTCGACGACGTCGACCGGGGTGCCCTCGTCGGCGATCTTGGAGACCTCACCCATGAAGCGGCCCAGGAGCCGGTTCACGATGAAGGAGGGGCTGTCCTTGACCAGGATCGAGGTCTTCTTCAGCGACTTCGAGACCGAGAACGCCGTGGCCAGGGCCGCGTCGGAGGTCTTCTCGCCCTTGATGATCTCCAGCAGCGGCATCACCGCGACCGGGTTGAAGAAGTGGAAGCCGACGACCCGCTCGGGGTTCTTCAGGTCGGCTGCCATCTCGGTGATCGACAGGCTCGAGGTGTTGGTGGCGAAGACCGCGGTCTCCGGGGCCACCTTCTCGGCGTTGGCGAAGACGGTCTTCTTGACGCCCATCTCCTCGAAGACGGCCTCGATGATGAAGTCGGCGTCGGAGAAGGACTCCTCGTAGTCGACCGAGGAGGTCACCAGGGCCTTGAGGCGGTTGGTCGCGTCCTGGGAGGCGCGCCCCTTGGCCAGCTTCTTGTCGAGCTCGGCGTGGACGTACGCCACACCCTTGTCGGCACGCTCCTGGTCGAGGTCGACCATGACGACCGGCACCTTGAGACGCTGCACGAAGAGCAGCGCGAACTGCGAGGCCATCAGCCCGGCACCGATGATGCCGACCTTGGTGACCTTCTGCGCGAGCGCCTTGTCGGGCGCGCCGGCGGGACGCTTGGCGCGCTTCTGCACCAGGTCGAAGGAGTAGAGCGAGGCGAGCAGCTGCGGGGTCTCGGACATCGCCACGAGCGCGTCGTCCTCGGCCGCGAAGCCCTCGTCACGACCGGCGGTCTTGGCCAGGGTGAGCAGCTCGACGGCCTTCTTGGCGGCCGGGGAGGCGTCGCCGGTCTTGGCCCAGGCGAAGAAGCCCGCGTTCTTGGCGGCCTCGTCCCAGCCCTCGCCGCGGTCGATCGACTCCCGCTCGACGGTCACGTCGCCGGCGAGCACCTTGTCGGCCCACAGCAGCGACTGCTCGAGGTAGTCGGCGCCACCGAACTTCGCGTCGGCGATGCCGAGCTCGAACGCCTCGGCACCCTTGAGCACCTTGCCGTTGTTGAGCGGGTTCTCGATGAAGACCTTCGCGGCCTTCGCCGGACCGATCAGGTTCGGCAGCAGGTAGCCACCGCCCCAGCCGGGCACCAGACCGAGCATGACCTCGGGCAGGCCGACGGCGGGCACCGAGTCCTGGATGGTGCGGTAGTCGGCGTGCAGCGCGACCTCGAGGCCGCCACCGAGCGCGAGCCCGTTGATGAAGCCGAACGACGGCTTCTTGGTGGTGCCGTCACCGTCACCCAGCTTGCGGAAGACCGCGTGACCGAGCTCGGCGATCGTACGGATGCCGTCGGGGCCACCCGCCTGCAGCGCGGTCAGGTCGGCGCCGGCCGCGAGGATGAACGGCTTGCCGGTGACGGCGATCGCGTCGATCGAGTCGTCGGCGAGTGCCGCGTCGTAGGCCTTGTTGAGCTCGACCAACGACTTCGGCCCGAAGGTGTTCGGGCGGGTGTGGTCGTGGCCGTTGTCGAGGGTGACCAGGCCGAGGGCCTTGCCGGAGGGCAGGTTGACCTTCGCCAGCTTCGCCTCGGTGACGACCTCGTCGTCGGAGAAGAGCTTCTCGACATCCGCGAGAAGAGTGTTGATGTCAGTCACTTCGACTCTCCAGTCCAGTTCGGGTTCTCCCAGATGACCGTGCCGCCCATACCCAGGCCGATGCACATGGTGGTGAGGCCGTAGCGGACCTCGGGGCGCTCCTCGAACTGGCGCGCCAGCTGGATCATCAGCCGCACGCCGGAGGAGGCCAGCGGGTGACCGAATGCGATCGCGCCGCCGTAGGGGTTGACGCGGTCGTCGTCCTCGGCGATGCCGAAGTGGTCCAGGAAGGCGAGCACCTGGATGGCGAACGCCTCGTTGACCTCGAAGGCCTCGATGTCGTCGATCGTGAGACCGGCCTTGGCCAGGGCCTTCTCGGTCGAGGGGATCGGGCCGACGGCCATGACCTCGGGTGCCACGCCGGAGAAGGCGTAGGAGACCAGGCGCATCTTGACGGGCAGGCCGAGCTCGCGCGCGACCTCCTCGGAGGCCAGCAGCGAGGCGGTGGCGCCGTCGTTGATGCCCGCCGCGTTGCCGGCGGTGACGCGGCCGTGGGGGCGGAACGGGGTCTTGAGCTTGCCCAGGTCCTCGGTGGTGGTGCCGGGGCGCATCGGCTCGTCGGTGGTGGCCAGGCCCCAGCCGTTCTCGGCCGAGCGGGTGGCGACGGGCACCAGGTCGGGCTGGATCTTGCCGTCGGCGTACGCCTTCTCCGCCAGGTTCTGCGAGCGGACCGCGAACTTGTCGGTGCGCTCCTTGGTGATCGCCGGGTAGCGGTCGTGCACGTTCTCCGCCGTGTTGCCCATGACGAGCGCCGAGGGGTCGACGAGCTTCTCGGAGACGATCCGCGGGTTCGGGTCGACGCCCTCGCCCATCGGGTGGCGGCCCATGTGCTCGACGCCACCGGCGATGACGACGTCGTAGGCGCCGAAGGCGATGCCGCCGGCGGTCGTGGTGACCGCGGTCATCGCGCCGGCGCACATCCGGTCGATCGCGTAGCCCGGCACGGACTGCGGAAGCCCGGCGAGCAGGCCCGCGGTGCGGCCGATGGTCAGGCCCTGGTCGCCGATCTGCGTGGTCGCGGCGATGGCGACCTCGTCGATCCGCTCGGGCGGAAGCTCGGGGTTGCGGCGCGTGAGCTCACTGATGAGCTTGACGACCAGGTCGTCCGCGCGGGTCTCGGCGTACTGGCCCTTGGCCTTGCCGAAGGGTGTGCGTACGCCGTCGACGAAGACGACTTCTCGCAGCTGTCGGGTCACCGTGTCACTCCATGTTGGTTGTCGCTAGGCGGCGCTGAAGGTGTGGGCACGGACAGTGCCCGAGGCATACATTACCCGCTAGTAACAACGGTGGCGTGATGGGGGAGGTTCGCGGACCCGCGCGTCGGCTTGGGAATATCGTGGGCGTGCACGATGCTCCGCTGTCGTCATGTTGAAGCGTGCACTGAGATGGTTGAGGCCCAGGAGCGAGACTCCGGGCGATACGGCAGACGGCGAGAGAGCAGCTGGTGGCACCGAAGGGGAGGAGGCAGCGATGAGCGGATCACGACTCGTACACATCGTCGACGAGCTGCCCGAGGAGGTGCTGGCCGCCGGTGGCGAGCGGCTTCCCCTGGTGGTCGTCCTCGACGGCTTCCTGGATGCGGGCAAGGCCGCCGACAGGGCCGCCGCCCACCTGGTGCAGACCTCGAAGCGCGCGCCCGTGGTGGCGACCTTCGACGTCGACGAGCTCCACGACTACCGCGCGCGTCGCCCGGCGATCTCGTTCGTGAGCGACCACTACGAGTCCTTCGACGCACCGCGACTGGTGGTGCGGCTGCTCAAGGACGCCGGTGACACGCCTTACCTGCTCATGCACGGCCCCGAGCCCGACAACCGCTGGGAGGCCTTCGCGATCGCGGTACGCGAGGTCATCGAGCGTCTCGGGGTCACCGAGGTCGTCTCGCTGACCTCGGTGCCGATGGCGGTGCCGCACACGCGTCCGCTGACCACCACCCGGCACGCCAACGACCCCGCCCAGGAGCTGGCCGGGCAGGTCTGGGACAGCCCGTGGAAGGGCGAGATCCGGATCCCGTCCTCGGCGCAGGCCCTGGTCGAGGTACGCCTGGGGGAGTGGGGCCATCCGGCGGGCGGCTTCGTGGTGCACATGCCGCACTACCTGGCTCAGAGCGACTTCCCGGCCGCGGCCGTCGTGCTCGTCGAGGAGCTCGAGCGCGCCGCGCGGCTGACGATCCCCGTCTCCGACCTGGAGGCCGAGGCGCAGCGCCGCGAAGAGGAGATCGAGTCCTACCTGGAGGACAATGCGGAGGTGAAGGAGGTCGTCGCCGCTCTCGAGCAGCAGTACGACACCTTCCAGCGTGGTGAGCAGTCCGGGCGCTCGCTGCTGGCTCCCGACGAGCCGTTGCCGACCGGTGAGGAGCTCGGTGAGCAGTTCGAGCAGTTCCTCGCCGGCCTCAACGGGCCTGATCCCGACGACGACCCTGAGAAGGACTGAGATCGCCAGATGACGACCCACGCCGTGCCGGCGGA
The sequence above is drawn from the Nocardioides albertanoniae genome and encodes:
- a CDS encoding PucR family transcriptional regulator, producing the protein MSTEPIRRIVAGVREGLPATVEVFLERTWDQVPAYVASPDPGLREDVADHAEAVFRAVLTTLEEGRGALREDFYLSPGQAANRVRQGIALADFLHAFRIGQVALWESIVDVAAQDPETERAVLPAATHVMQVIEVGSTVAAEAYLDSQQTVLAEGDRVRRDLVEDLLAGREVPVGPRLDIARSCGLEREGRAAVLVAVPSHPLRVGESLREMLRVVRTELGPTQEGLAVIRQEQMIGILPMTSDDIEALVPDLRRVHERLARQGVELTVGISTVHTGWSGVPAAYAEAGIARGSLGEAPGVVALSMLSTVDYLVLRDDPIARRVIRQRLREFVLDDLARDGAMIETLQAYVASDLNAKLAAERMHMHVNTAYYRLDRIAQRTGCDLRRFADVEELVFAVRLLAGPQLAADFRPKNQ
- a CDS encoding NUDIX domain-containing protein, whose translation is MTEFAAVILVDPGGWVLLQERDEHPRIAPEKWSFSGGHLEPAEDPLAGALRELEEETEVRLRPDDLEPVTVLDVHHPETGTDDKIHLYAAAVGLTDADIVCHEGRQIVFVDPAKALDLDLSDQARLGLGQFLGSAQHAALSESAGLRVET
- the dxs gene encoding 1-deoxy-D-xylulose-5-phosphate synthase, which translates into the protein MGLLERIAAPQDLRDLSDDELELLASEIRDLMIRTVATNTGHLGPNLGVVELTLAMHRVFESPRDRIVFDTGHQSYVHKLVTGRAGDFGTLRREGGMSGYPSQLESDHDVVENSHASTSLSYADGLAKAFTIRGEDRHVVAVIGDGALTGGMAWEALNNIAIQQDSKLVIVVNDNGRSYTPTIGGLATALTTLRTSPRYELLLDMVKRRLNAVPGIGAVAYDALHAVKKGLKDAVAPQGLFEDLGLKYVGPVDGHDRHAVEQALTSAKRFGGPVIVHTITRKGYGYDPAERHEADQFHSPGPFDVQTGAEKPKGLIWTDHFSDAMVRLGERRQDIVAITAAMVHPVGLDKFHARFPERTFDVGIAEQHAATSAAGLAMGGLHPVFAVYATFLNRAFDQVLMDCALHKQGVTFVLDRSGVTGDDGASHNGMWDMSMLQIVPGLRLAAPRDVTRLVELLDEAVAVDDAPTVVRFPKGPPPDDMPTIDKLGGADVLVRNGTRDVLVLGVGSMAEVAVGVAERLTAQGIGVTVVDPRWVKPVDPALVEAAADHRLVVTIEDNGVAGGVGAAFLQAATAAEVSTPVKIHGIPQEFLDHAKRPKILGDIGLTPQAIALDTISRLGSLDTDPLPETSLSEAE
- a CDS encoding 3-hydroxyacyl-CoA dehydrogenase NAD-binding domain-containing protein, whose product is MTDINTLLADVEKLFSDDEVVTEAKLAKVNLPSGKALGLVTLDNGHDHTRPNTFGPKSLVELNKAYDAALADDSIDAIAVTGKPFILAAGADLTALQAGGPDGIRTIAELGHAVFRKLGDGDGTTKKPSFGFINGLALGGGLEVALHADYRTIQDSVPAVGLPEVMLGLVPGWGGGYLLPNLIGPAKAAKVFIENPLNNGKVLKGAEAFELGIADAKFGGADYLEQSLLWADKVLAGDVTVERESIDRGEGWDEAAKNAGFFAWAKTGDASPAAKKAVELLTLAKTAGRDEGFAAEDDALVAMSETPQLLASLYSFDLVQKRAKRPAGAPDKALAQKVTKVGIIGAGLMASQFALLFVQRLKVPVVMVDLDQERADKGVAYVHAELDKKLAKGRASQDATNRLKALVTSSVDYEESFSDADFIIEAVFEEMGVKKTVFANAEKVAPETAVFATNTSSLSITEMAADLKNPERVVGFHFFNPVAVMPLLEIIKGEKTSDAALATAFSVSKSLKKTSILVKDSPSFIVNRLLGRFMGEVSKIADEGTPVDVVESAFAGVAPMGPFALIGLVGPAIAYHNNETLAKAFPDRFYLSENLHKVVEAKKSSFFGADGRTVDPEVEALLTTGDVAKTAEEARQQSLEALADEVRRMLDEGVAQAAEDIDLAMITGAGFQFWNGGITQLLDREGISEKVTGKKFH
- a CDS encoding thiolase family protein is translated as MTRQLREVVFVDGVRTPFGKAKGQYAETRADDLVVKLISELTRRNPELPPERIDEVAIAATTQIGDQGLTIGRTAGLLAGLPQSVPGYAIDRMCAGAMTAVTTTAGGIAFGAYDVVIAGGVEHMGRHPMGEGVDPNPRIVSEKLVDPSALVMGNTAENVHDRYPAITKERTDKFAVRSQNLAEKAYADGKIQPDLVPVATRSAENGWGLATTDEPMRPGTTTEDLGKLKTPFRPHGRVTAGNAAGINDGATASLLASEEVARELGLPVKMRLVSYAFSGVAPEVMAVGPIPSTEKALAKAGLTIDDIEAFEVNEAFAIQVLAFLDHFGIAEDDDRVNPYGGAIAFGHPLASSGVRLMIQLARQFEERPEVRYGLTTMCIGLGMGGTVIWENPNWTGESK
- a CDS encoding proteasome assembly chaperone family protein, yielding MSGSRLVHIVDELPEEVLAAGGERLPLVVVLDGFLDAGKAADRAAAHLVQTSKRAPVVATFDVDELHDYRARRPAISFVSDHYESFDAPRLVVRLLKDAGDTPYLLMHGPEPDNRWEAFAIAVREVIERLGVTEVVSLTSVPMAVPHTRPLTTTRHANDPAQELAGQVWDSPWKGEIRIPSSAQALVEVRLGEWGHPAGGFVVHMPHYLAQSDFPAAAVVLVEELERAARLTIPVSDLEAEAQRREEEIESYLEDNAEVKEVVAALEQQYDTFQRGEQSGRSLLAPDEPLPTGEELGEQFEQFLAGLNGPDPDDDPEKD